From Methanobrevibacter sp.:
TTATTATCAAAATATAATATATTATCATAATTTTTAATATGTTAAAATAGGTGTATTAATGAAATGTATTATCTTAAATTCAGGGATGGGAACTAGATTGGAAGAACTAACAGAAAACAACCCAAAATCATTAGTTAAACTACATAATAATGAAACAATATTATCTAGGGCCATTTCAATTATTTCTAATTTCGAAATTGATGAATTTATTATTACTACCGGATATCTAGATGATGTTTTAAGAAATTATATCGATGTTAATTTCCCAGATTTCAATTTTACTTACGTCCACAATCCATTTTATAACAAAACTAATTATATTAAATCTATTGATTTAATTCCAGATATGGATGATGATATAATTTTACTTCATGGAGATTTAGTTTTTAATCAAAAAACTGCTGAAAAGGTTATAAATTCAAATAAATCTTGCGTTGTTATTGATTCCACTATTAATATTCCGAAAGATGATTTTAAAGCCAAAATTGAAGATGATACTGTAAAATATATAGGTGTTGATTATTTTGAAAATGATGCAGTAGCATGCCAGCCCTTCTACAAACTAAAAAATAATGATTGGAAAACTTGGAAAAATAAAATTAGAGATTTTTGTGAAAATGGGAAAACTAATGTTTATGCTGAAAACGCTTTAAATGAATTAACAAATGATATCAATATTTATGCTTTAGATTTAGAAGGATTATTATGCATGGAAGTGGATAATAAAAATGATCTTAAAAAAGTTAAGGAGATATTAAAATGAAAACCGTATATATTGCAATTAGTGCGGATATATTACATCATGGCCACATTAATTTAATTAAAAAAGCTTCTGAATATGGTGAGCTTATTGTAGGAATTTTAACAGATGAAGCTGTTGCTACATTTAAAAGATTACCCATATTAAATTTTGAAGAACGTTCTTTTATTATTGAAAACATTAATGGTGTAAAAAAGGTTGTTCCTCAAACAACCTTAGATTATACTGAAAACTTAAAAAAATTCAAACCGGATTATGTTTTCCATGGTGATGACTGGAAAGAAGGTATTCAAAGTCGAATCAGACAGAATGTAATCAATACTCTTGAAGAATGGGGAGGTCAACTAATTGAGATACCCTTTACAGAAGATGTGAGTATTGATCAAATAAATAATATCATTAAAAATGCATCTTCTATTCCTGATGCTCGCAGAGGCAAATTAAAACAATTGATTTCTCTCAAACCTATAGTACGCACAATGGAAGCACATAATGGATTATCTGCTTTAGTTGTAGATAATGCCAAAGTTACTAAAGATGAGCAAATCAATACTTTTGATGCAATTTGGATTTCAAGTTTAACAGACTCAACTGCTAAGGGAAAACCAGACATTGAACTTGTAGATATGACTTCAAGAATTTCAACTATTAATGAAATTATGGAAGTGACTTCCAAACCTATCATTTTAGATGGGGATACTGGTGGTCTTTTGGAACATTTTGTGTTTAATATAAAAACCATAGAAAGAATGGGTGTTTCTGCAATAATTATTGAAGATAAAATGGGTTTAAAAAAGAATAGCTTATTCGGAACAGATGTGGAGCAAACCCAAGATAGCATTGAGAATTTTTGTGAAAAAATTAGTGCCGGTAAAAAGGCTCTTCTCACAGATGAATTTATGATTATTGCAAGAATTGAAAGTTTAATATTGAAAAAAGGTATGGATGATGCTATAAAAAGAGCTAAAGCTTATATTAATGCAGGTGCTGATGGTATAATGATCCATTCAAGAGAATCTGAACCTGATGAGATTTTTGAATTTTGCGATAAATTCAATGAATTTGCCCCAGATGTTCCTTTAGTTGTTGTTCCAACTTCATTTAATCAAGTATATGAAGAAGAATTTGCTAAAAGAGGCGTGAATATTGTAATTTATGCAAATCATTTAATAAGAAGTGCTTATCCTGCAATGATGAACACTGCAAAATTAATTCTTGAAAATGAACGTTGCAAAGAAGTTGAAGATCAATGCCTATCTATTAAAGAAATTTTAACATTAATTCCAGATGAGTGATGATGATGATTGATGTTGAAAATTTAATTGAATATTTGAATGAAATTGATATTGATTTCTTTTGCGGTGTTCCAGATTCGCAGTTAAGCTCCTTTTGTGATTATGTTGAAGAAAATTGTAGCAATATAATTGCTGCCAATGAAGGAAATGCCGTTGGAATAGCTGCAGGTTACTATTTATCAACTGGAAGGTTTCCTTTAGTTTATCTTCAAAATTCTGGTTTGGGTAATATTGTTAATCCCGTGACATCCTTGACACATTCAAAGGTATACTCCATACCAATAATTTATGTGATTGGATGGAGAGGCCAGCCAGGGGTTCATGATGAACCGCAACATAAAAAACAAGGTGAAGTTACCTTGGATTTACTTGAATTGTTAGATATCAAATATACTGTTATTAATAAGGATTCATCTTTGGATGATTTAAGAGACGAATTTAACAATGAATTTTTACCTCAATTAAATATTGGTGAAAGTGTTGCCATTGTTGTATCAAAAAATACTTTTGAAAACTATAAAATTAAAAAATCAAATGACAATACCTTAACAAGAGAAGAAGCTATCCAAATGGTCTCAAGTTTTTTAAACGAGGAGGATATTATTGTTTCAACTACGGGTAAAATTTCAAGGGAATTATTTGAATATCGTGAAGATAATAAACAAGGTCATGGAAATGATTTTTTAACTGTAGGATCTATGGGCCACTCATCAAGTATTGCACTAGGTGTTGCATTAAGTTCGGATAAAAAAATATTTTGCTTTGATGGAGATGGATCATTGCTTATGCATATGGGTTCGCTTGCCTTAATAGGTTCTAAAAAACCTGAGAATTTTTACCATATCCTGTTTAACAATTCAGCTCATGAAAGTGTTGGGGGATTACCTACTGTGATGAGCAACATAGATATCAACAATTTAATATTATCATGCAAATATGAAAATGTATTCAATGCTTCAAATAGTGAGGAATTAAAAGAGATTTTACCTAAATTCCTTTCATCTAATGGGCCAGTATTTTTAAATATTAATGTTGATATCTCATCAAGAAAAGACTTAGGAAGGCCAACAACACCACCTATAGAAAATAAAAATGATTTCATGAAAAAATTACAAGGGGGATGATTATGGATTGGACCTATAATGTACCGATAAAATTCTATGAGTATACTCTTGAGGAATTAAAAGAAAGATTGTCAACATTTACTAAAAATGTATTATTTATTGGATCTAAACGTTTAATCAAAACATTTGATTTAGAAGTGACCAATTTTCAAGTCATTGATGAAAGTATTTCAAATCCTGATGTTCATTTAGTTGAAGAAACGCTATCAAACATAATCAAACCGGATATAATCATTGCAATTGGTGGAGGCAGCACAATTGATTTAGCTAAAGCTGTTTCCGCATTATATAATCTTAAAAGATATGATGTTTTATCTTTATTAAAAAATAAAAATTATCTGAATAATGCTAATCCAATTCCATACATTGCTATTCCAACAACTGCTGGAACAGGATCAGAATGTACTAAATGGGCAACAATATGGGATTTTGATAATTCTAAAAAATATTCAATAGATGCAGATTACTTATATCCTAATGAATCCTGGTTAGTGCCGGAATTAACATTGACACTGGATGAAGACATGACATTAACAACAGGTCTTGATGCATTAGCCCATGCAATGGAGTCATATTGGTCAGTACCTTCAAATCCATACACTAGAGTTCTTGCAAGAGACTCAATCCGAATCATTAGAAAATATCTGCCGTTAGCATTAAAAGATTTGGATAACTTAGAATATAGAAAACAAATGATTATGGGGTCATTTTTTGCAGGTTTGGCCTTTTCAAATACACGTACCACTGCATGTCATTCAATATCTTATCCTTTAACAATGCTATTTGGAATTAATCATGGTTATGCTGCTGCATTAACTTTAATGGAAGTCCTTAAAAGAAATTGGGAATATTTGAATGAAAAAGAATTGTTCCTTGATGCCTGGAATGTATCAAATATTGATGGAATTGAAAATTGGTTTATAGAAGTTTCATCTGGTAAATTGAAATTATCAAAATTTGGTGTGGAGAAATCAGAAATTCCAAAAATTGTTAAATTAGCTACAACTGGTGGAAGAATGGATAACAATCCAATTATTTTCAATGAAATAGAAATTGAAGAAATATTATTTAATATTTATTGAATTAATTATCAAACATAATACTTAATTAAAGGTATTATAATGAAAGTTAAGTTATTTAAATAAAATAATTTAATATTTAGAGGGATTTAATGGTTAAAGTATCAGTAATTATTCCTGTTTATAATGTAGAACAATATTTGAAAGAATGTTTGAATAGTGTGCTTAATCAGACATTAAAGGATATTGAAATTATTTGTATAAATGATGGATCAACAGATGGTTCTTTAAAGATATTGGAAAAATATGAATCCTTAGATGATAGGATAGCCGTGTTTAGTCAAGAAAATAGTGGACTTTCTGCAACTCGAAATAAGGGCATGCAACTTTCATCTGGAGAATATGTTTATTTCATGGATTCAGATGATTATTTGGAACTAAATGCATTAGAAGAACTTTATAATCTTTCTGATGAAAAGAATCTTGATTTAGTTATTTTTAAATTAATTAATTTTGATGATGGTACAGATACAAAATATACAAGTGAATATTACGAAATGGAAGATATTGAAGAAATTGTTGGAGACAACGTGTTTAATTATGAAATACTTGGAGATAAAGTTTTTTCAATGGCTGTTTCTGCACCGGGTAAGTTTTTCAAAAAATCTTTAATTAAAGACTTTAAATTTCCTGAAGGGTTGATTTTTGAAGATAATTTATTTTTCACTGAAGCAATTTTTAATGCTAAACGTGTATACTTTTATAAAAAACATTTGTATAATCGTAGAAGAAGATTAAATTCCATAACAACATCCCCTAATGAAAAGTATATGGATTGCATCCCATTATTTAATATGATAAACGGATTCATGAAAGATAAAGGTTTATTTGATAAATATAAATCTCCATTGTATAATCAAAAGATAAGTATCACCTATAATAGATTTGCTTCAGTAAATAATGAAGTTAAAAAGGAATTCTTTAAAAGGATAAAACAGGATTTTTTATTGTATAAGGATGAATTTGAAGGGGATGAAGACTTTTTAAAAGTATTATCATTCAAATCCAAATGTATTTTTTACTCTGCAATTTCATCTCAAACTTATAAGGAATTTGAAAACGAAGTGGAATTATCACTATCAAAAAAACGAATGAAAAAATTAAAAAAGGAAAACAAAACATTAAGAAAAAAAAATAAATCTTTGAAAAAAGAGATTGAACATTTTAAATCTTCCAAAGCTTACAGATTTTGGATATTTTATAAAAAAATAAAAAATTAACATGATAAAGTGTTCTTGGAAAATTCTTATTTTTAAGGTTTTTTTAAAAATAAATTAATAAAAAGACAAAATAATAATAACTATATTAAATAGGAGATAAAATGACTAAAAAAAACATTTCAATTATCATTCCAGTTTATAATTCAAAAAAATATATACCAAAAACCTTTGAAAGTCTTTTAAATCAGACCATTGGTTTTGAAAATTTAGAAATTATTTTTGTAGACGATAATTCTAAAGATAATAGTGGAGAAATAATTGATAAATATTCTAAAGAATATAGTAATGTATAGTTAGTTACCAAACTTTTGTTATAAATGTTTCTAGCCATGAATCATATATTTTATTTTCTTTAAGACATTCATAGAATGTTTTTTCGGTTAATTCCTTCAAATATTGCTCTGAATATAGATATTTATTCCTAATTATATGTTTCATCTTTCTCCAAAGTTGTTCAATCGGATTTAAGTGTGGAGAATAATTTGGAAGGTATATTAAAGTTATATTAAGGATTTCAGCTATTTTTTTAATGAATGCGGACTTGTGAACGCTGTAATTATCTAAAATCAAACAGATTCTTTTTTCACATTTAATTTTTCTTTCAATATTTTCTTTATTTAGAAAATTTAATGTTAATTTTCTTCTTATTTCTCTTTTTCTTTTTATATTATTTGTAGATTCACGATTACAGTGTTTTCCAATGATTCTAGCTAGAACAAATGTGTCTGAACCATATTTTTTTATGGCATTTTCAACTTTTTTATGAAGCTTTTAGTGTCTTCTGCATTTTCTATTAAAATTTCTTCTATTTCTTCATTGGTTAATTGTATGTGCTTTAAAACATTTTCTAATGATTTTTTAGTATTTTTTTCTTTTAAGTTTTCTTTTCTTAGCTCTATTAATGCAATTGCGATTTCTGGAGCTGTTGATGAATTTGTAATTGTGATGCTTGAGTTACCATTTATTGTTAGAGATCCTATGGCATTTGCTTTAAATTTATAAGGATTTGCTTCGTTTTTATGCTTTGTTCACCTTTTATAAAGTGATTTGGAGTTATAAGGCTCATTTAAAAAGGAAGATTCATCAAAAAACACCAGAATATCGTTTTCATTCACATCAAATTCTTCTAAGTTTTTTTTAATTGTTCTGCGGCATTTTCAGGGGATTTTTTAAAAATCGGATATGCTTTGCTGTAGTTATATCCTAATTTTCTTGTTATGATGCCTATTTGCTTTAAACTGTAATCTACATCAAATTTTTCTTTTACAAGTAATTGTACATCTTTCATTGACAAATTAGGAGTATTTTCTATGATTTTATCCAATTTTACCAATTCTTCATAGGATAATTTGGATGGCCTGCCTCCTCCAAAAGATGGTTTTAAACCTTCTAATCCCTCATTTTCACATTTTTTTGCCCATCTGTGCACAGTTTGGTATGATAAATTTAACAGATCTGAAGCATCTTTGATCGTATTGCCGTCCATGATGAATTTAATGGCAATTAAACGTTGATAATACCTGTATGGGCCTACATAGCGACTCATTTCTTCATTCAATTCTTCTTTAGTAATTTTTTCTTCCAAATTAATTTTTGATTTTCCTGACATAATATAATATTTGTCAGTCATCTATAATAAAAGTTTGGTAAACTACTATAAATGATAGCCTAATTATGATTTTAGGATTAATAATCTTATTAGTATCTACATTTTTACATATGGTATTTTCATATTATACTATTGATGTTGTAAGTCCTATGTACTTAAA
This genomic window contains:
- a CDS encoding sugar phosphate nucleotidyltransferase, whose protein sequence is MKCIILNSGMGTRLEELTENNPKSLVKLHNNETILSRAISIISNFEIDEFIITTGYLDDVLRNYIDVNFPDFNFTYVHNPFYNKTNYIKSIDLIPDMDDDIILLHGDLVFNQKTAEKVINSNKSCVVIDSTINIPKDDFKAKIEDDTVKYIGVDYFENDAVACQPFYKLKNNDWKTWKNKIRDFCENGKTNVYAENALNELTNDINIYALDLEGLLCMEVDNKNDLKKVKEILK
- the aepX gene encoding phosphoenolpyruvate mutase; the encoded protein is MKTVYIAISADILHHGHINLIKKASEYGELIVGILTDEAVATFKRLPILNFEERSFIIENINGVKKVVPQTTLDYTENLKKFKPDYVFHGDDWKEGIQSRIRQNVINTLEEWGGQLIEIPFTEDVSIDQINNIIKNASSIPDARRGKLKQLISLKPIVRTMEAHNGLSALVVDNAKVTKDEQINTFDAIWISSLTDSTAKGKPDIELVDMTSRISTINEIMEVTSKPIILDGDTGGLLEHFVFNIKTIERMGVSAIIIEDKMGLKKNSLFGTDVEQTQDSIENFCEKISAGKKALLTDEFMIIARIESLILKKGMDDAIKRAKAYINAGADGIMIHSRESEPDEIFEFCDKFNEFAPDVPLVVVPTSFNQVYEEEFAKRGVNIVIYANHLIRSAYPAMMNTAKLILENERCKEVEDQCLSIKEILTLIPDE
- the aepY gene encoding phosphonopyruvate decarboxylase; amino-acid sequence: MIDVENLIEYLNEIDIDFFCGVPDSQLSSFCDYVEENCSNIIAANEGNAVGIAAGYYLSTGRFPLVYLQNSGLGNIVNPVTSLTHSKVYSIPIIYVIGWRGQPGVHDEPQHKKQGEVTLDLLELLDIKYTVINKDSSLDDLRDEFNNEFLPQLNIGESVAIVVSKNTFENYKIKKSNDNTLTREEAIQMVSSFLNEEDIIVSTTGKISRELFEYREDNKQGHGNDFLTVGSMGHSSSIALGVALSSDKKIFCFDGDGSLLMHMGSLALIGSKKPENFYHILFNNSAHESVGGLPTVMSNIDINNLILSCKYENVFNASNSEELKEILPKFLSSNGPVFLNINVDISSRKDLGRPTTPPIENKNDFMKKLQGG
- a CDS encoding phosphonoacetaldehyde reductase, with the protein product MDWTYNVPIKFYEYTLEELKERLSTFTKNVLFIGSKRLIKTFDLEVTNFQVIDESISNPDVHLVEETLSNIIKPDIIIAIGGGSTIDLAKAVSALYNLKRYDVLSLLKNKNYLNNANPIPYIAIPTTAGTGSECTKWATIWDFDNSKKYSIDADYLYPNESWLVPELTLTLDEDMTLTTGLDALAHAMESYWSVPSNPYTRVLARDSIRIIRKYLPLALKDLDNLEYRKQMIMGSFFAGLAFSNTRTTACHSISYPLTMLFGINHGYAAALTLMEVLKRNWEYLNEKELFLDAWNVSNIDGIENWFIEVSSGKLKLSKFGVEKSEIPKIVKLATTGGRMDNNPIIFNEIEIEEILFNIY
- a CDS encoding glycosyltransferase family 2 protein; amino-acid sequence: MVKVSVIIPVYNVEQYLKECLNSVLNQTLKDIEIICINDGSTDGSLKILEKYESLDDRIAVFSQENSGLSATRNKGMQLSSGEYVYFMDSDDYLELNALEELYNLSDEKNLDLVIFKLINFDDGTDTKYTSEYYEMEDIEEIVGDNVFNYEILGDKVFSMAVSAPGKFFKKSLIKDFKFPEGLIFEDNLFFTEAIFNAKRVYFYKKHLYNRRRRLNSITTSPNEKYMDCIPLFNMINGFMKDKGLFDKYKSPLYNQKISITYNRFASVNNEVKKEFFKRIKQDFLLYKDEFEGDEDFLKVLSFKSKCIFYSAISSQTYKEFENEVELSLSKKRMKKLKKENKTLRKKNKSLKKEIEHFKSSKAYRFWIFYKKIKN
- a CDS encoding glycosyltransferase family 2 protein, whose product is MTKKNISIIIPVYNSKKYIPKTFESLLNQTIGFENLEIIFVDDNSKDNSGEIIDKYSKEYSNV
- a CDS encoding transposase, which produces MKKYGSDTFVLARIIGKHCNRESTNNIKRKREIRRKLTLNFLNKENIERKIKCEKRICLILDNYSVHKSAFIKKIAEILNITLIYLPNYSPHLNPIEQLWRKMKHIIRNKYLYSEQYLKELTEKTFYECLKENKIYDSWLETFITKVW
- a CDS encoding helix-turn-helix domain-containing protein, with the protein product MSGKSKINLEEKITKEELNEEMSRYVGPYRYYQRLIAIKFIMDGNTIKDASDLLNLSYQTVHRWAKKCENEGLEGLKPSFGGGRPSKLSYEELVKLDKIIENTPNLSMKDVQLLVKEKFDVDYSLKQIGIITRKLGYNYSKAYPIFKKSPENAAEQLKKT